The following proteins are encoded in a genomic region of Jaculus jaculus isolate mJacJac1 chromosome 21, mJacJac1.mat.Y.cur, whole genome shotgun sequence:
- the Stx10 gene encoding syntaxin-10, with the protein MSLEDPFFVVRGEVQKAVHTARGLHQRWSELLQEGPAVAREELDWTLNELRNGLRSIEWDLEDLEETIGIVEANPGKFKLAAGDLQERKVFVERTREAVQEMKDHMVSPGALAFLDRTDREILVGNPAAQKSLHSDLLDASAVSATSRYLEEQQATQQLIMECQDQQLEAVSGSIRVLKHMSGQVGDELEEQSIMLDALAHEADHTRSRMDQVLRKMAKLSHMTSDRRQWCAIVVLLALVFLVVVLLFSL; encoded by the exons ATGTCTCTCGAAGATCCTTTTTTTGTAGTCCGAGG CGAGGTGCAGAAGGCGGTGCACACGGCTCGCGGGCTGCACCAGCGCTGGAGCGAGCTTTTGCAGGAGGGCCCGGCGGTGGCGCGCGAGGAGCTGGACTGGACCCTGAATGAGCTGCGGAATGGCCTGCGCAGCATtgagtgggacctggaggatctgGAAGAGACCATAG GCATAGTGGAGGCCAACCCGGGCAAATTCAAGCTGGCAGCCGGGGACCTGCAGGAGAGAAAGGTGTTTGTGGAGCGCACGCGGGAAGCTGTCCAG GAAATGAAGGACCACATGGTCAGCCCCGGGGCCCTGGCCTTCCTGGACAGGACTGACAGGGAG ATTCTGGTTGGCAACCCAGCTGCCCAGAAGTCTTTACACAGTGACCTGCTGGATGCCAGCGCGGTCTCGGCCACCTCTCGCTACCTGGAGGAGCAGCAAGCCACGCAGCAG CTCATCATGGAGTGCCAGGATCAGCAGCTGGAAGCGGTGTCTGGCAGCATCCGGGTCCTGAAGCACATGTCTGGCCAGGTGGGAGatgagctggaggagcagagcaT TATGCTGGACGCTTTGGCTCATGAGGCGGACCACACGCGTTCCCGGATGGACCAGGTTCTCAGGAAGATGGCCAAACTGTCCCACATGACAAGTG ACCGTCGGCAATGGTGTGCCATTGTGGTGCTCCTCGCTCTAGTTTTCCTGGTCGTTGtcctgctcttctctctctga
- the Nacc1 gene encoding LOW QUALITY PROTEIN: nucleus accumbens-associated protein 1 (The sequence of the model RefSeq protein was modified relative to this genomic sequence to represent the inferred CDS: deleted 1 base in 1 codon): MAQTLQMEIPNFGNSILECLNEQRLQGLYCDVSVVVKGHAFKAHRAVLAASSSYFRDLFNSSRSAVVELPAAVQPQSFQQILTFCYTGRLSMNMGDQFLLIYTAGFLQIQEIMEKGTEFFLKVSSPSCDSQGLHAEEAPSSEPQSPVAQTSGWPACSTPLPLVSRVKTEQELDSVQCTPVAKRLWDSSQKEAGGAGGGNGSRKMAKFSAPDLAPNRTPVAVAAATVAVVAVGGGVSGPSTSERTSPGTSSAYTSDSPGSYHNEEDEEEDAGEDGSDEQYRQICNMYTMYSMMNVGQTAEKVEALPEQAAPESRSRIRVRQDLASLPAELINQIGNRCHLKLYDEGDPSEKLELVTGTNVYITRAQLMNCHVSAGTRHKVLLRRLLASFFDRNTLANSCGTGIRSSTNDPRRKPLDSRVLHAVKYYCQNFAPNFKESEMNAIAADMCTNARRVVRKSWLPKAKPLHLTEGEAYSSLISDTSSFIGDTGKIEPDMMGMEHSFETASHDGEAGPSTEVLQ, from the exons ATGGCGCAGACCCTGCAGATGGAGATCCCGAACTTCGGCAACAGCATCCTCGAGTGCCTCAACGAGCAGCGGCTGCAGGGCCTGTACTGTGACGTGTCGGTGGTGGTCAAGGGCCACGCCTTCAAGGCCCACCGCGCCGTGCTGGCTGCCAGCAGCTCCTACTTCCGGGACCTGTTCAACAGCAGCCGCAGCGCCGTGGTGGAGCTGCCGGCGGCCGTGCAGCCCCAGTCCTTCCAGCAGATCCTCACGTTCTGCTACACAGGCCGGCTGAGCATGAACATGGGCGACCAGTTCCTGCTCATCTACACGGCCGGCTTCCTGCAGATCCAGGAGATCATGGAGAAGGGCACCGAGTTCTTCCTCAAGGTCAGCTCCCCGAGCTGCGACTCGCAGGGCCTGCACGCCGAGGAGGCCCCGTCCTCGGAGCCCCAGAGCCCCGTAGCCCAGACGTCCGGCTGGCCCGCCTGCAGCACGCCGCTGCCCCTCGTGTCGCGGGTCAAGACAGAGCAGGAATTGGACTCGGTGCAGTGCACGCCCGTGGCCAAGAGGCTGTGGGACAGCAGCCAGAAGGAGGCC GGGGGGGCCGGGGGCGGCAACGGCAGCCGCAAGATGGCCAAGTTCTCTGCTCCAGACCTGGCCCCCAACCGGACGCCAGTGGCCGTGGCCGCGGCGACGGTGGCAGTGGTGGCAGTTGGGGGCGGCGTGAGCGGGCCCAGCACGTCGGAGCGGACCAGCCCCGGCACCTCCAGCGCCTACACCAGCGACAGCCCTGGCTCCTACCACAacgaggaggacgaggaggaggatgCGGGCGAGGACGGCTCGGACGAGCAGTACCGGCAGATCTGCAACATGTACACCATGTACAGCATGATGAATGTCGGCCAGACAG CCGAGAAGGTGGAGGCCCTCCCCGAGCAGGCGGCCCCGGAATCCCGCAGTCGAATCCGGGTGCGGCAGGACCTGGCGTCTCTTCCAGCCGAGCTCATCAACCAGATTGGCAACCGCTGCCACCTGAAGCTCTACGACGAGGGCGACCCCTCGGAAAAGCTGGAGCTGGTCACAG GCACCAACGTGTACATCACAAGGGCACAGCTCATGAACTGCCACGTCAGCGCAGGCACGCGGCACAAGGTCCTGCTGCGTCGGCTCCTGGCCTCCTTTTTTGACCG GAATACACTGGCCAATAGCTGTGGCACTGGCATCCGTTCTTCCACCAATGACCCCAGACGCAAACCACTGGACAGTCGCGTCTTGCACGCCGTCAAGT ACTACTGCCAGAACTTTGCCCCCAACTTCAAGGAGAGCGAAATGAATGCCATCGCGGCTGACATGTGCACCAACGCCCGCCGTGTGGTGCGCAAAAGCTGGCTGCCCAAGGCTAAGCCCCTTCACCTGACGGAGGGTGAGGCCTACAGTAGCCTCATCAGTGACACCAGTAGTTTCATCGGGGACACTGGCAAGATAGAGCCGGACATGATGGGTATGGAACACAGCTTCGAGACGGCCAGCCATGATGGTGAGGCTGGCCCCTCCACGGAGGTTCTCCAGTAA